A single window of Acidobacteriota bacterium DNA harbors:
- the narH gene encoding nitrate reductase subunit beta: protein MDVRVQVSMVFHLDKCIGCHTCSIACKNIWTDRKGAEYMWWNNVETKPGTGYPTAWEDQEKYKGGWEKHGDKLEVRAVGKVRGAMTVFHNPNLPTIDDYYEPFTYSYQDLFDAKEGADQPIAKPVSMITGKEMEIEAGPNWDDDLGGSPVYAAHDPNLAHVSPEERAALFEVEKLVFFYLPRICNHCVNPTCVAACPSGALYKRGEDGIVLLSQERCRAWRFCVTACPYKKTYFNWGTGKSEKCILCYPRLETGQAPACFHSCVGRIRYFGIVLYDAEKIESTLQAADEDLVAAQRRMILDPNDPEVIAGAKKNGIGDDVIASAQKSPVYKWVVDWGLALPLHAEHRTLPMLFYVPPLLPVMAANGEQGYDTRIEGGFFGAIEKYRLPLTYMASLFGAGNEGVVRYALRKQLAVRNYRRAVTVGDIPLEDAKRLLAEADTTVEQAEAIYYLTSIAPADDRFVIPPMHREEAIEMLDEPLAAKGFAGMGMRQKPERGS, encoded by the coding sequence ATGGACGTGCGCGTACAGGTCTCCATGGTCTTCCACCTCGACAAGTGCATCGGCTGCCACACCTGCTCGATCGCCTGCAAGAACATCTGGACGGACCGCAAGGGTGCCGAGTACATGTGGTGGAACAACGTCGAGACGAAGCCGGGGACCGGCTACCCGACGGCGTGGGAAGACCAGGAGAAGTACAAGGGGGGCTGGGAGAAGCACGGGGACAAGCTCGAGGTCCGCGCCGTCGGGAAGGTGCGGGGCGCGATGACGGTCTTCCACAACCCGAACCTCCCGACGATCGACGACTACTACGAGCCGTTCACGTACAGCTACCAGGACCTCTTCGACGCCAAGGAGGGCGCGGACCAGCCGATCGCGAAACCCGTCTCGATGATCACGGGAAAGGAAATGGAGATCGAGGCCGGCCCGAACTGGGACGACGACCTCGGCGGATCGCCCGTCTACGCGGCGCACGACCCGAACCTCGCGCACGTCTCGCCGGAGGAGCGCGCGGCGCTCTTCGAGGTCGAGAAGCTCGTCTTCTTCTACCTCCCCCGGATCTGCAACCACTGCGTCAACCCCACGTGCGTCGCGGCCTGCCCGTCGGGCGCGCTCTACAAGCGGGGTGAGGACGGGATCGTCCTCCTGAGCCAGGAGCGGTGCCGCGCGTGGCGTTTCTGCGTCACGGCGTGCCCGTACAAGAAGACGTACTTCAACTGGGGGACCGGCAAGAGCGAGAAGTGCATCCTCTGCTACCCGCGGCTCGAGACGGGGCAGGCGCCCGCGTGCTTCCACTCGTGCGTCGGACGGATCCGCTACTTCGGGATCGTCCTCTACGACGCGGAGAAGATCGAGTCGACGCTCCAGGCGGCCGACGAGGACCTCGTCGCGGCGCAGCGCCGGATGATCCTCGACCCGAACGACCCCGAGGTGATCGCCGGCGCGAAGAAGAACGGGATCGGCGACGACGTGATCGCCTCCGCTCAGAAGTCCCCCGTCTACAAGTGGGTCGTCGACTGGGGGCTGGCCCTGCCGCTCCACGCCGAGCACCGGACGCTCCCGATGCTCTTCTACGTGCCGCCGCTCCTCCCCGTGATGGCCGCGAACGGCGAGCAGGGCTACGACACGAGGATCGAGGGCGGCTTCTTCGGGGCGATCGAGAAGTACCGCCTGCCGCTGACGTACATGGCGAGCCTCTTCGGGGCCGGAAACGAGGGCGTCGTGCGGTACGCGCTCCGCAAGCAGCTCGCGGTCCGCAACTATCGCCGCGCCGTCACGGTCGGCGACATCCCGCTCGAGGACGCGAAGCGGCTCCTCGCCGAAGCCGACACGACCGTCGAGCAGGCCGAGGCGATCTACTACCTGACGTCGATCGCGCCCGCGGACGACCGCTTCGTGATCCCGCCGATGCACCGCGAGGAGGCGATCGAGATGCTCGACGAGCCGCTCGCGGCGAAGGGCTTCGCCGGGATGGGCATGCGCCAGAAGCCGGAGAGGGGCTCATGA
- a CDS encoding cytochrome c3 family protein produces MKGVMGLHPAYFAMVMATGIVSVACELLGLARMADALLAVNVVTYVVLWVLTGARVARFPKRVLEDLVDHQRGVGFFTIVAGTGVLGAQCLLVRRMPAAAMGLFVLAIALWIVLTYAVFTAYTVKETKPTLAEGINGGWLVAVVATQSVSNLGALLARSLPGPQEALHFFTLVFWLFGGMLYIWTISLIFYRYTFFKFSPSELTPPYWINMGAMAISTLAGTTLIANAEQSALLSRMLPFLLGFTVFFWATATWWIPMLVILALWRHVYRKFEMTYDPLYWGAVFPLGMYAVSTLRLAQVLDAPFLLSLPRIFLFVALAAWAPRFSVFCGTSRARRGPGPMRPRDAARGRGLAAAASLLLLAACEPTNRGYSPNQPIVYSHAVHAGALRIPCLYCHFGAERGRYAGIPPASICMNCHAQVRKDHPEILKVKLALAEGRPIEWVRIHRLPDFAYFNHSIHVRKGVACQTCHGPVETMGRVTQESSLTMGWCIECHRRSWPKAAESAAVAALNLPHEEAFPPGTAPMTRANRLTDCDVCHH; encoded by the coding sequence ATGAAGGGCGTCATGGGTCTCCACCCGGCGTACTTCGCGATGGTGATGGCGACCGGGATCGTCTCGGTGGCGTGCGAGCTCCTCGGCCTCGCCCGCATGGCGGACGCGCTCCTCGCCGTCAACGTCGTGACGTACGTCGTCCTCTGGGTGCTCACGGGGGCTCGGGTCGCCCGCTTCCCGAAGCGCGTCCTCGAGGACCTCGTCGACCACCAGCGCGGGGTCGGTTTCTTCACGATCGTGGCGGGGACGGGCGTCCTCGGCGCGCAGTGCCTTCTCGTGCGCCGCATGCCCGCGGCGGCCATGGGGCTCTTCGTCCTCGCAATCGCCCTGTGGATCGTCCTGACCTACGCCGTCTTTACGGCGTACACCGTGAAGGAGACGAAACCGACTCTCGCCGAGGGGATCAACGGGGGCTGGCTCGTCGCGGTCGTGGCGACGCAGTCGGTCTCCAACCTCGGAGCGCTTCTCGCCCGCAGCCTGCCCGGGCCTCAGGAGGCCCTCCACTTCTTCACGCTCGTCTTCTGGCTGTTCGGCGGGATGCTCTACATCTGGACGATCTCGCTCATCTTCTACCGCTACACCTTCTTCAAGTTCTCGCCGTCGGAGCTGACGCCCCCGTACTGGATCAACATGGGTGCGATGGCGATCTCCACCCTCGCGGGAACGACCCTGATCGCGAATGCCGAGCAATCCGCCCTCCTTTCGCGGATGCTCCCGTTCCTCCTCGGCTTCACGGTTTTCTTCTGGGCGACCGCGACCTGGTGGATCCCGATGCTCGTCATCCTCGCCCTCTGGCGACACGTGTACCGGAAGTTCGAGATGACGTACGACCCGCTCTACTGGGGCGCGGTCTTTCCCCTGGGCATGTACGCCGTCAGCACGCTCCGCCTCGCGCAGGTGCTGGACGCGCCGTTCCTCCTCTCCCTGCCGCGCATTTTCCTGTTCGTCGCGCTCGCCGCATGGGCGCCACGTTTTTCGGTCTTCTGCGGCACCTCTCGCGCGCGGCGAGGCCCGGGGCCCATGCGGCCGCGTGACGCCGCGCGCGGCCGCGGTCTCGCGGCGGCGGCTTCGCTCCTCCTCCTCGCCGCCTGCGAGCCGACGAATCGCGGTTACTCCCCGAACCAGCCCATCGTCTACTCGCACGCGGTCCACGCGGGCGCTCTGCGGATCCCCTGCCTCTACTGCCATTTCGGAGCGGAGCGCGGCCGCTATGCCGGGATCCCGCCGGCGTCGATCTGCATGAACTGCCACGCGCAGGTGCGGAAGGACCACCCCGAGATCCTGAAGGTGAAACTGGCGCTCGCCGAGGGGCGTCCGATCGAGTGGGTGAGGATCCACCGCCTGCCCGATTTCGCGTACTTCAACCACTCGATCCACGTGAGAAAGGGCGTCGCCTGCCAGACCTGCCACGGACCCGTCGAGACGATGGGCCGGGTGACCCAGGAGAGCTCGCTCACGATGGGCTGGTGCATCGAGTGCCACAGGCGAAGCTGGCCGAAGGCCGCCGAGAGCGCCGCCGTCGCCGCCCTGAACCTGCCGCACGAAGAGGCGTTCCCGCCGGGGACCGCCCCGATGACGCGGGCCAACCGTCTGACCGACTGCGACGTGTGCCACCACTGA
- a CDS encoding DUF3341 domain-containing protein: MPSADRAVASPPGSRRRIHTLAFDDPSRALAAVRALRADGFEVDDVHTPYAVHGMDEALGLPETRLGLATLAGGLLGAGVAFGFQFWTHAVDWPLVIGGKSPLALPAQVPVSFELTILFAAFATVGTFLARRRLFPRIAVTPPSQPGPGVTDDRFVVLVVERDAGFRPARLRELARELGPVETVEGWRVM, from the coding sequence ATGCCGTCCGCTGACCGCGCCGTCGCCTCGCCTCCGGGCTCCCGGAGGCGGATCCACACGCTGGCCTTCGACGACCCCTCGCGGGCCCTCGCCGCCGTCCGGGCGCTGCGGGCCGACGGGTTCGAGGTGGACGACGTCCACACGCCGTACGCGGTGCACGGGATGGACGAGGCGCTCGGGCTGCCCGAGACGCGGCTGGGGCTGGCGACGCTCGCCGGAGGGCTCCTCGGTGCGGGCGTCGCCTTCGGCTTCCAGTTCTGGACGCACGCGGTCGACTGGCCGCTCGTCATCGGCGGGAAGTCGCCGCTCGCGCTGCCGGCCCAGGTCCCGGTCAGCTTCGAGCTGACGATCCTGTTCGCCGCGTTCGCGACGGTGGGGACGTTCCTGGCGCGGCGCCGGCTCTTCCCGCGGATCGCCGTGACGCCGCCGTCGCAGCCGGGTCCGGGCGTCACCGACGACAGGTTCGTCGTCCTCGTCGTCGAGCGCGACGCCGGCTTCCGCCCGGCGCGCCTCCGCGAGCTGGCTCGGGAGCTGGGGCCGGTCGAGACCGTCGAGGGCTGGAGGGTGATGTGA
- a CDS encoding nitrate reductase subunit alpha codes for MKFAVEDPDAPENWPRVWFIWRGNALMASAKGHEYFLKHYLGTHTNLIAKEKAQGKVNDVVWRDAPEGKLDLVVDINFRMDTSALYSDIVLPAATWYEKDDLNSTDMHSFIHPLSAAVPPAWESRSDWDLFREIAAKTSELSLRHFPEPVEDLVMTSLQHDTNAEISQVEVRDWAKGECEPVPGRSMAPMKIVTRDYRRLHERFTALGPAMRDGIGAHGVKLNVADQYDELVKTRATETVDGQALPSIRDARQAADAILHLAPETNGEVAYDGYRYLEKRTGLKLTDLAEGARDSRTTFKELQAQPRRILNSPCWSGLVTDGRPYSAFTTQVERLVPWRTLTGRQHLYLDHPGYLDFGEHLPTYKPVPRMAQYGDLRESVDDGLLLNYLTPHGKWHIHSTYSENHRMLTLSRGTEPLWVSDRDAEKIGIVDNDWVEIHNDHGVVCTRAIVSARIPPGICIQYHAPERTIGVPKSPLRGGRRAGGHNSLTRIRLKPVLMVGGYGQFTYHFNYWGPTGVNRDTAVRVRKMSRVEL; via the coding sequence ATGAAGTTCGCCGTGGAGGATCCGGACGCGCCCGAGAACTGGCCGCGCGTCTGGTTCATCTGGCGGGGCAATGCGCTCATGGCGAGCGCGAAGGGGCACGAGTACTTTCTGAAGCACTACCTCGGCACGCACACGAACCTGATCGCGAAGGAGAAGGCGCAGGGGAAGGTGAACGACGTCGTGTGGCGCGACGCGCCCGAGGGGAAGCTCGACCTCGTCGTGGACATCAACTTCCGGATGGACACCTCGGCGCTCTACTCGGACATCGTCCTGCCGGCCGCGACCTGGTACGAAAAGGACGACCTCAACTCCACGGACATGCACTCCTTCATTCACCCGCTCTCGGCGGCGGTCCCGCCCGCGTGGGAGTCGCGCTCGGACTGGGACCTCTTCCGCGAAATCGCGGCCAAGACGTCCGAGCTCTCCCTGCGGCACTTTCCGGAGCCCGTCGAGGACCTCGTCATGACGTCGCTCCAGCACGACACGAACGCCGAGATCTCGCAGGTGGAGGTGAGGGACTGGGCGAAGGGCGAGTGCGAGCCCGTGCCGGGCCGCTCCATGGCGCCGATGAAGATCGTGACGCGCGACTACCGGCGCCTCCACGAGCGCTTCACCGCGCTCGGGCCGGCGATGAGGGACGGGATCGGGGCCCACGGCGTGAAGCTGAACGTGGCCGACCAGTACGACGAGCTCGTGAAGACGCGGGCTACGGAGACGGTCGACGGGCAGGCTCTGCCGTCGATCCGCGACGCCCGCCAGGCCGCGGACGCGATCCTCCACCTTGCGCCCGAGACGAACGGCGAGGTCGCGTACGACGGCTACCGTTACCTCGAGAAGAGGACGGGTCTGAAGCTGACGGACCTCGCCGAGGGGGCGCGGGACTCGCGGACGACGTTCAAGGAGCTCCAGGCGCAGCCGCGGCGGATCCTGAACAGCCCGTGCTGGTCGGGGCTCGTCACGGATGGCCGCCCGTACTCGGCCTTCACGACGCAGGTCGAGCGTCTCGTCCCGTGGCGGACGCTCACGGGGCGCCAGCACCTCTACCTCGATCACCCCGGCTACCTCGACTTCGGCGAGCACCTCCCGACGTACAAGCCCGTCCCGCGCATGGCGCAATACGGCGACCTCCGCGAGAGCGTCGACGACGGTCTCCTTCTGAACTACCTGACGCCGCACGGGAAGTGGCACATCCACTCGACGTACTCGGAGAACCACCGGATGCTGACGCTCTCGCGCGGGACCGAGCCGCTCTGGGTCAGCGACCGGGACGCCGAGAAGATCGGGATCGTCGACAACGACTGGGTCGAGATCCACAACGACCACGGCGTCGTCTGCACGCGTGCGATCGTCTCGGCCCGCATTCCCCCCGGGATCTGCATCCAGTACCACGCGCCGGAGCGGACGATCGGCGTCCCGAAGTCGCCGCTCCGCGGCGGGCGGCGCGCGGGCGGCCACAACAGCCTGACCCGGATCCGGCTGAAGCCGGTCCTGATGGTGGGTGGCTACGGACAGTTCACGTACCACTTCAACTACTGGGGCCCGACCGGCGTGAACCGGGACACCGCCGTCCGTGTCCGCAAGATGTCCCGGGTCGAGCTGTAA
- a CDS encoding sigma-54-dependent Fis family transcriptional regulator: MSAPTGRVLIVEDERAQRDALVQYLARHGHSVESVATGEEALERLAKESFALLVTDLRLPGIDGLAVVRRAVELDEEMGVLLITAFASVESAVEALRLGAHDYLLKPLIFEEVARKAANLLAQRRLVRENARLRRMLQEQRPGTEIVATSAAMQDVLAWVRRAATSRSTVLVSGETGTGKEIVARAIHEASASHAEPFLAINLAAVPDTLVESELFGYERGAFTGAERRREGLLRAAGKGTVFLDEIAELSPSGQAKLLRAIEAREVQPLGSDRTFPFEARLVAATHRRLTDLVEAGSFREDLYYRLAVLQIHVPPLRERPEDVPGLVQKLLARHAERGGVPVPVVTADAMRALCRFPWRGNVRELANVLDRALILADEGRIDAEQIPADVRNAGGPDLDLTAAIDRFERGYIAMALRLSGGNREKAAEDLGISPATLYRRLERLGLKGTEPGRSRG; the protein is encoded by the coding sequence GTGAGCGCGCCGACCGGGCGCGTCCTGATCGTCGAGGACGAGCGCGCCCAGCGCGACGCCCTCGTGCAGTACCTCGCCCGGCACGGACACTCCGTCGAAAGCGTCGCGACGGGCGAGGAAGCCCTCGAGCGCCTCGCGAAGGAGAGTTTCGCGCTTCTCGTCACGGACCTCCGTCTCCCCGGGATCGACGGCCTCGCCGTCGTCCGGCGCGCCGTGGAGCTCGACGAGGAGATGGGCGTCCTCCTGATCACCGCCTTCGCGTCGGTCGAGTCGGCGGTCGAGGCGCTGCGCCTCGGCGCGCACGACTACCTCCTGAAGCCCCTCATCTTCGAAGAGGTCGCCCGGAAGGCGGCGAACCTGCTCGCGCAGCGCAGGCTCGTCCGGGAGAACGCGCGTCTCAGGCGGATGCTCCAGGAGCAGCGTCCCGGGACGGAGATCGTCGCCACCTCGGCGGCCATGCAGGACGTCCTCGCCTGGGTGCGCCGGGCTGCAACCTCGCGCTCGACGGTTCTCGTGAGCGGCGAGACCGGAACGGGCAAGGAGATCGTCGCGCGCGCCATCCACGAGGCGAGCGCCTCGCACGCAGAGCCGTTCCTCGCGATCAACCTCGCGGCGGTCCCCGACACGCTCGTCGAGAGCGAGCTCTTCGGATACGAGCGGGGCGCGTTCACGGGGGCCGAGCGCCGGCGCGAGGGGCTTCTCCGCGCGGCGGGAAAGGGAACCGTCTTCCTCGACGAGATCGCGGAGCTCTCCCCCTCCGGGCAGGCCAAGCTCCTGCGCGCCATCGAGGCGCGGGAGGTGCAGCCGCTCGGGAGCGACCGCACGTTCCCGTTCGAGGCGCGCCTCGTCGCGGCGACCCACAGACGCCTCACCGACCTCGTCGAAGCGGGCTCGTTCCGGGAAGACCTCTACTACCGGCTCGCGGTGCTCCAGATCCACGTCCCGCCCCTGAGAGAAAGACCCGAGGACGTCCCCGGCCTCGTCCAGAAGCTCCTCGCGCGACACGCCGAGCGGGGCGGGGTCCCCGTCCCCGTCGTGACCGCGGACGCGATGCGCGCTCTCTGCCGGTTCCCGTGGCGGGGGAACGTCCGCGAGCTCGCAAACGTCCTCGACCGCGCGCTCATCCTCGCGGACGAGGGCCGGATCGACGCCGAGCAGATTCCGGCCGACGTGCGCAACGCGGGCGGGCCCGACCTCGACCTCACCGCGGCGATCGACCGCTTCGAGCGCGGCTACATCGCGATGGCGCTGCGCCTGTCGGGGGGAAACCGCGAGAAGGCCGCCGAAGACCTCGGCATCTCGCCGGCGACGCTGTACCGGCGCCTCGAGCGGCTCGGCCTCAAGGGTACGGAGCCGGGCCGCTCTCGCGGCTGA
- a CDS encoding cytochrome c, protein MRRAVLWIFPPLLLSTPLAAQAPAGAAVQVPAQAPATATAQSPAEDLFARKCGSCHTVGKGVRVGPDLKDVAKRRGRAWLDSFVKTPSTFLDSDADARNLLAEFKGVRMPDLGLNDGDVKALVDLVIRCSVEPCNLAGKFVPATSATERDMALGREVFLGLTPMKAGGAPCVSCHTVRGAKSLLGGGRLAKDLTNVFARLGDEGLDNALKSPAFPLMNKVFADHPIDAGEAFTLRAFLYKANLGGEPARDDAWSVFLAGSLGAFGVLVGLNAAWGRRLRGVREPLTHPREDGKEHRP, encoded by the coding sequence GTGAGACGAGCGGTCCTCTGGATCTTTCCTCCGCTTCTTCTCTCGACCCCGCTCGCCGCGCAGGCGCCGGCCGGGGCGGCGGTACAGGTCCCGGCGCAGGCGCCGGCAACGGCAACGGCGCAGTCCCCGGCCGAGGACCTCTTCGCCCGCAAGTGCGGTTCCTGCCACACGGTAGGAAAGGGCGTCCGCGTCGGACCCGACCTCAAGGACGTCGCGAAGAGGCGGGGCCGGGCGTGGCTCGACTCGTTCGTGAAAACGCCGAGCACATTCCTCGATAGCGACGCCGACGCGCGGAACCTCCTCGCCGAGTTCAAAGGCGTGAGGATGCCCGATCTCGGACTGAACGACGGCGACGTCAAGGCGCTCGTCGACCTCGTGATCCGCTGCTCGGTGGAGCCCTGCAACCTGGCGGGCAAGTTCGTCCCCGCGACGAGCGCCACCGAGCGCGACATGGCCCTGGGCCGCGAGGTCTTCCTCGGATTGACGCCAATGAAGGCAGGCGGCGCGCCGTGCGTGTCCTGCCACACGGTGCGGGGAGCGAAGAGCCTGCTCGGCGGAGGACGCCTCGCAAAGGACCTCACGAACGTCTTTGCGCGGCTCGGGGACGAAGGGCTCGACAACGCCCTCAAGAGCCCCGCGTTTCCGCTCATGAACAAGGTCTTCGCCGACCACCCGATCGACGCCGGCGAAGCGTTCACGCTGCGGGCGTTTCTCTACAAGGCGAACCTCGGCGGCGAGCCGGCGCGGGACGACGCGTGGAGCGTCTTCCTCGCCGGCAGCCTCGGGGCTTTCGGCGTCCTCGTCGGGCTCAACGCCGCGTGGGGCCGCCGGCTGCGCGGCGTGAGGGAGCCGCTCACACACCCCCGCGAGGACGGAAAGGAACACCGGCCGTGA
- the narI gene encoding respiratory nitrate reductase subunit gamma encodes MLNVLLFAAFPYVSVVLFLVVSIQRYRRDPFTFSSLSSQFLESKELFWGSVPFHLGILTLFFGHLVGFLFPRGMTLWNLVPLRLFVLESTALAAALLTLFGLAGLILRRAATSRLHVVTSPTDVLVYTLLLFEIVTGLWVAIALRWGSAWYTQTVVPYLWSLARFQPDIQRMVDLKLPAQMHVVGAFVLIAAFSFTRLVHALVAPVPYLWRPNQLVIWNRARGAVKR; translated from the coding sequence ATGCTTAACGTCCTCCTCTTCGCGGCGTTCCCGTACGTGTCGGTCGTCCTCTTCCTCGTCGTCTCGATCCAGCGCTACCGGCGCGACCCGTTCACCTTCTCGAGCCTCTCCTCGCAGTTCCTCGAGTCGAAGGAGCTGTTCTGGGGCTCCGTGCCGTTCCACCTCGGGATCCTCACTCTTTTCTTCGGGCACCTCGTGGGCTTCCTCTTCCCGCGCGGGATGACGCTCTGGAACCTCGTCCCTCTCCGGCTCTTCGTCCTCGAGTCGACGGCGCTCGCGGCCGCGCTCCTCACGCTCTTCGGCCTCGCGGGGCTGATCCTGCGGCGCGCCGCCACGTCGCGCCTGCACGTCGTGACCTCTCCCACGGACGTCCTCGTCTACACCCTTCTCCTCTTCGAGATCGTGACGGGGCTCTGGGTGGCGATCGCCCTCCGGTGGGGCAGCGCCTGGTACACGCAGACGGTCGTCCCGTATCTCTGGTCCCTCGCGAGGTTCCAGCCCGACATCCAGCGGATGGTCGACCTGAAGCTGCCCGCGCAGATGCACGTCGTCGGGGCCTTCGTCCTCATCGCGGCCTTCAGCTTCACGCGCCTCGTCCACGCGCTCGTCGCGCCAGTCCCGTATCTCTGGCGTCCGAACCAGCTCGTGATCTGGAATCGCGCGCGTGGCGCCGTGAAGCGTTGA
- the nrfD gene encoding polysulfide reductase NrfD gives MSAGAERVEELILGNPTFSQVTNEIASPMERRPGPAWWGAFLTAASVLTLGVVLIGYTMSTGIGVWGLNRTVGWGYDITNFVFWVGIGHAGTLISAILLLFRQRWRTSIARAAEGMTIFAVLCAAIFPLIHMGRPWLAFWVFPYPNTRGPISVNFRSPLLWDVFAISTYFTVSLLFWYVGLIPDLATMRDRSTGWRRRIYAFLALGWDGGTRTWQRYEKACVLLAGLATPLVVSVHTIVSFDFATSVIPGWHTTIFPPYFVAGAVFSGFAMVITLLLVTRKVLGLERYITASHFEKMARVLLTTGMIVGFAYATELCIALYSGNRYERFTFENRAFGPYAWAYWTMVACNVLVPQVFWWARARRSALVLFVAACLVNVGMWFERFNIIVTSLHRDYLPSSWSYYTPTLVEMGILLGSFGLFFTCFLLFVRFAPVVAFHEVKLTLAEQRETPHAVR, from the coding sequence ATGAGCGCCGGCGCCGAGCGTGTCGAGGAGCTCATCCTCGGCAACCCCACCTTCTCGCAGGTGACGAACGAGATCGCGAGCCCGATGGAGCGCCGTCCGGGGCCCGCCTGGTGGGGCGCCTTCCTGACGGCGGCCTCGGTCCTCACGCTGGGGGTGGTCCTGATCGGCTACACCATGTCGACCGGCATCGGGGTCTGGGGTCTCAACCGGACCGTGGGCTGGGGCTACGACATCACCAACTTCGTCTTCTGGGTCGGGATCGGGCACGCCGGGACCCTCATCTCCGCGATCCTCCTCCTCTTCCGGCAGCGCTGGCGCACCTCGATCGCCCGCGCGGCCGAGGGGATGACGATCTTCGCGGTCCTCTGCGCGGCGATCTTCCCGCTCATCCACATGGGCCGTCCCTGGCTCGCGTTCTGGGTCTTCCCGTATCCCAACACGCGCGGGCCGATCTCGGTGAACTTCCGCTCGCCGCTCCTCTGGGACGTCTTCGCGATCTCGACGTACTTCACCGTCTCGCTCCTCTTCTGGTACGTCGGCCTCATCCCCGACCTCGCGACGATGCGGGACCGGAGCACCGGCTGGAGGCGCCGGATCTACGCCTTCCTGGCCCTCGGCTGGGACGGGGGGACGCGGACCTGGCAGCGCTACGAGAAGGCCTGCGTCCTCCTCGCGGGGCTCGCCACGCCGCTCGTCGTCTCGGTCCACACGATCGTCTCGTTCGACTTCGCGACGAGCGTCATCCCGGGCTGGCACACCACGATCTTCCCGCCGTACTTCGTCGCCGGCGCCGTCTTCAGCGGCTTCGCGATGGTGATCACGCTCCTCCTCGTCACGCGGAAGGTGCTCGGCCTCGAGCGCTACATCACGGCGAGCCACTTCGAGAAGATGGCCAGGGTGCTCCTGACGACCGGGATGATCGTCGGTTTCGCCTATGCCACGGAGCTGTGCATCGCCCTCTACAGCGGCAACCGCTACGAGCGCTTCACCTTCGAGAACCGGGCGTTCGGCCCCTACGCGTGGGCCTACTGGACGATGGTCGCCTGCAACGTCCTCGTGCCCCAGGTCTTCTGGTGGGCGCGCGCCCGGCGCTCGGCGCTCGTCCTCTTCGTCGCCGCGTGCCTCGTGAACGTCGGGATGTGGTTCGAGCGGTTCAACATCATCGTGACGTCGCTTCACCGCGACTACCTCCCCTCCTCGTGGAGCTACTACACGCCGACGCTCGTCGAGATGGGGATCCTCCTCGGGAGCTTCGGGCTCTTCTTCACCTGCTTCCTCCTCTTCGTGCGCTTCGCGCCGGTCGTGGCGTTTCACGAGGTGAAGCTGACGCTCGCCGAGCAACGGGAGACCCCCCATGCCGTCCGCTGA